Proteins encoded in a region of the Podarcis muralis chromosome 4, rPodMur119.hap1.1, whole genome shotgun sequence genome:
- the LOC144327597 gene encoding uncharacterized protein LOC144327597, producing the protein MECGKIFSMRSSLTSHQRIHTGEKPYQCMECGKSFSSSSDLTKHQRIHTGEKPYQCGECGKSFSHSHNLTFHQRIHTGEKPYQCVECGKSFSRSYDLTKHQRIHTGEKPYQCGECGKSFRQSSNLTSHQRIHTGEKPYQCGECGKSFSMSSSLTAHQRIHTGENPYQCVVWGKSFSTSSILTKHHRIHTGEKPYKCFECGKSFSMSYNLTSHHRIHTGEKPYQCGECGKSFNRSSTLTKHQIIHTREKPYQCVECGKSFSSSLDCTSHQRIHIGEKPYQCVECGKSFSMSSDLYKHQRIHTGEKPYQCMECGKSFRQSSNLTSHQRIHTGEKPYQCVGCGKSFSQNSSLTSHQRIHTGEKPYQCVECGKSFRQRGSLNTHQRIHTRENHGIVEFSSLK; encoded by the coding sequence atggaatgcggAAAGATATTCAGTATGAgatcctctctcacttcccatcaaagaattcatacaggggagaaaccctatcagtgtatggaatgtggaaagagcttcagtagtaGCTCCGACCTGActaaacatcaaagaattcatacaggggagaaaccctatcagtgtggggaatgtggaaagagcttcagtcacagccacaatctcactttccatcaaagaattcatacaggggagaaaccctatcagtgtgtggaatgtggaaagagcttcagtagaagcTACGATCTCActaaacatcaaagaattcatacaggggagaaaccctatcagtgtggagaatgtggcaagagcttccggcagagctccaatctcacttcccatcaaagaattcatacaggggagaagccctatcagtgtggggaatgtggaaagagcttcagtatgagCTCCAGTCTCAcggcccatcaaagaattcatacaggggagaacccctatcagtgtgtggtatggggaaagagcttcagtacgagCTCCATTCTCACTAAACAtcatagaattcatacaggggagaaaccatataaatgctttgaatgtggaaagagcttcagtatgagctacaatctcacttcccatcacagaattcatacaggggagaaaccctatcagtgtggggaatgtggaaagagcttcaatagaAGCTCCACTCTCACTAAACATCAAATAATACATacaagggagaaaccctatcagtgtgtggaatgtggaaagagcttcagtagcagTTTAGATTGcacctcccatcaaagaattcacataggggagaaaccctatcagtgtgtggaatgtggaaagagcttcagtatgagCTCCGATCTCTataaacatcaaagaattcatacaggggagaaaccctatcagtgcatggaatgtggaaagagcttcagacagagctccaatctcacttcccaccaaagaattcatacaggggagaaaccctatcagtgtgtgggatgtggaaagagtttcagtcagaactcctctctcacttcccatcaaagaattcatacaggggagaaaccctatcagtgcgtggaatgtggaaagagtttcaggcAGAGAGGCTCTCTGaatacccatcaaagaattcatacaagggagaaTCACGGAATTGTAGAATTTTCAAGCTTGAAGTGA
- the LOC144327400 gene encoding uncharacterized protein LOC144327400: MGTNLQLHSADCDELEIMNKGDHNTIGRVEKARKNLKCGKSCSQSSHSSSHQRNLIGKKPYRCEECGKSFSQSSDLTSHQRIHTGEKPYQCMECGRSFSSSSDLTKHQRIHKGEKPYQCVECGKNFSQSSNLTSHQRIHTGEKPYQCVECGKSFSHSHSLTSHRRIHTGEKPYQCVECGKSFSQSSHLTSHQRIHTGEKPYQCVECGKSFSMSSDLTRHQRIHSGEKPYQCMECGKSFSRISDFTSHQRIHTGEKPYQCVECGKSFRRSSDLTKHQRIHTEEKPYQCIECGKSFCSSFDLPKHQRIHTGEKPYQCMECGKIFSQSSNLTSHQRIHTGEKPHQCVECGKSFSHSHSLTFHQRIHTGEKHYQCMECGKSFNKNSNLTSNQIIHTGEKPYHCVESGKSFRKNFTLTSHQRIHTGEKPYQCVECGKSFNQRVHLNIHQRIHTGENHEIVEFSSLQ, from the exons atgggcacaaacctTCAACTTCACTCAGCAG attgtgacGAATTGGAAATCATGAACAAAGGTGACCACAACACAATCGGCAGAGTGGAGAAGGCACGTAAAAatttgaaatgtggaaagagctgcagtcagagctcccattccagttcccatcaacgaAATCTCATTGGAAAGAAACCCTATCGGTGcgaggaatgtggaaagagcttcagtcagagctccgatctcacttcccatcaaagaattcatacaggggagaaaccctatcagtgtatggaatgtggaaggagcttcagtagcagctccgatctcactaaacatcaaagaattcataaaggggagaaaccctatcagtgtgtggaatgtggaaagaacttcagtcagagctccaacctcacttcccatcaaagaattcatacaggggagaaaccctatcagtgtgtggaatgtggaaagagcttcagtcacagccacagtctcacttcccaccgaagaattcatacaggggagaaaccctatcagtgtgtggaatgtggaaagagcttcagtcagagctcccatctcacttcccatcaaagaattcatacaggggagaaaccctatcagtgtgtggaatgcggaaagagcttcagcatGAGCTCGGATCTCActaggcatcagagaattcattcaggggagaaaccctatcagtgcatggaatgtggaaagagcttcagtagaatCTCCgatttcacttcccatcaaagaattcatacaggggagaaaccctatcaatgtgtggaatgtggaaagagcttcaggagaagctccgatctcactaaacatcaaagaattcatacagaggagaaaccctatcagtgcattgaatgtggaaagagcttctgtagCAGCTTCGATCTCCctaaacatcaaagaattcatacaggggagaaaccctatcagtgcatggaatgtggaaagatcttcagtcagagctccaatctcacttcccatcaaagaattcatacaggagagaaaccacatcagtgtgtggaatgtggaaagagcttcagtcacagccacagtctcactttccatcaaagaattcatacaggagagaaacactatcagtgtatggaatgtggaaagagcttcaataagaactccaatctcacttccaatcaaataattcatacaggggagaaaccctatcattgTGTGGAAtctggaaagagcttcaggaagaacttCACTCTtacctcccatcaaagaattcatacaggggagaaaccctatcagtgtgtggaatgtggaaagagtttcaaccAGAGAGTCCATCTGAatatccatcaaagaattcatacaggggagaatcaCGAAATTGTAGAATTTTCGAGCTTGCAGTGA